The following are from one region of the Stigmatella ashevillena genome:
- the mmsB gene encoding multiple monosaccharide ABC transporter permease, whose amino-acid sequence MDTLLTREPHDSRTALSPRPSTLGFLKARFRDYGMLLALLAIMLVFQVSTEGTLLKPLNLTNLVLQNSYIVIMALGMLLVIVSGHIDLSVGSVVGFIGGLAAVMMVQYGLPFLPTMGVCLAMGGLIGGIQGYWVAYLRVPSFIVTLAGMLVFRGLQLTLLGGQSVGPFSSGFQKLSSGFIPDVFGGETLNYTCLLLGATTVATSLWIGFRQRRKQQQHAVETAPFVLFALKNGLLATLVLSFCYLLATYRGLPNVFLIMFLLIALYGFVTNRTVLGRRIYALGGNEKAAKLSGIKTARLTLLAFVNMGVLAALAGLIFAARLNTATPKAGLGFELDVIAACFIGGASASGGVGKVTGAVIGALIMGVMNNGMSILGIGIDYQQVIKGLVLIAAVSVDVYNRKKS is encoded by the coding sequence ATGGATACCTTGCTGACGCGAGAACCCCACGACTCCCGGACCGCCCTGAGTCCGCGCCCCTCCACCCTGGGTTTCCTCAAGGCTCGTTTCCGCGACTACGGCATGCTCCTGGCGCTGCTGGCGATCATGCTCGTCTTCCAGGTGTCCACGGAGGGCACGCTGCTCAAGCCGCTCAACCTGACAAACCTGGTGTTACAGAACAGCTACATCGTCATCATGGCGCTGGGGATGCTGCTCGTGATTGTCTCCGGGCACATTGATCTCTCCGTGGGCTCGGTGGTTGGCTTCATCGGGGGCCTCGCCGCAGTGATGATGGTCCAGTACGGCCTGCCCTTCCTGCCGACGATGGGAGTGTGTCTCGCGATGGGTGGGCTCATTGGAGGCATCCAGGGCTACTGGGTCGCCTACCTGCGCGTGCCCTCGTTCATCGTGACGCTCGCCGGGATGCTCGTCTTCCGGGGGTTGCAGCTCACGCTCCTCGGAGGCCAGTCCGTCGGTCCCTTCTCCTCCGGGTTCCAGAAGCTCAGCTCGGGCTTCATCCCGGATGTGTTCGGCGGGGAGACACTCAACTATACGTGTCTGCTTCTGGGCGCCACGACCGTGGCAACGAGCCTGTGGATTGGATTTCGCCAGCGCCGCAAGCAGCAACAGCACGCGGTCGAGACGGCGCCCTTCGTCCTGTTCGCGCTCAAGAACGGGCTGCTCGCCACGCTCGTCCTCTCGTTCTGCTACCTGCTCGCCACCTACCGTGGCCTGCCGAATGTCTTCCTGATCATGTTCCTTCTGATCGCCCTGTATGGCTTCGTCACGAACCGCACCGTGCTGGGGCGGCGCATCTACGCGCTGGGCGGCAACGAGAAGGCCGCGAAGCTCTCCGGCATCAAGACCGCACGGCTCACCCTGCTGGCCTTCGTCAACATGGGAGTGCTCGCGGCACTCGCGGGCCTCATCTTCGCGGCGCGCCTGAACACCGCGACCCCGAAAGCCGGCCTCGGCTTCGAGCTGGATGTGATCGCCGCCTGCTTCATCGGGGGGGCATCGGCCTCCGGCGGTGTGGGCAAGGTCACGGGTGCGGTCATCGGGGCGCTGATCATGGGCGTGATGAACAACGGCATGTCGATCCTCGGCATCGGCATCGACTACCAGCAGGTCATCAAGGGGCTTGTGCTCATCGCCGCGGTGTCGGTCGATGTTTACAACCGCAAGAAGTCGTGA
- a CDS encoding MGH1-like glycoside hydrolase domain-containing protein, translating into MGLILALSGLTHLGCQRAMPAEAEPTALEAAPPADPQVMAIVGPLNRDEILAAQRLDEPQWYKDNIPFLDTPDDKLDEIYYYRWSTYKRALRYTVPGTGYVSTEYDVPIGYAGNPYTALPDAAGYHLQDGRWLANQDYAGDYLDFWLRGAGYSGTINYSEWIIDAAYQRALVTGNQRELISRLPELIGLYQRWNGRLVDNFPLNGSASNAKLYWQSPLSDATEYTETSMKSSNWFGGGAGYRPTINSYMYAAATAISKLARGAGDTATANDYASRAASLKEGVQKALWDPQRRFFFQVYTVYDGANGVLQGTRTTWRELMGYAPWAYNLPDAEYSSAWQFLTQPDGFGAAYGPTTLERLHPLEAEQAVVANATRGTSASASNGAYIGQIDFTDSSVAFTVDAPGNGTYPVKVFYANGTGASSTHQLFVNGAQAAQTVTYPATIGWGQFSPQQFVTVQVAMKAGPNTLRFQKGVGYAELDKVSANPYFNYQALPSQPNREDWNCCHWNGPTWPYQTSQVLAGLANLLQNYPAQSYITAADYREMLNDFTALHYKDGKPYVAEAANGDTGQWIYDGFNFSEHYNHSSYIDLILTGLLGIKPQANDTLVLKPLVSPSWDYFAVQDLPYHGHKLTLVFDRYGTRYGLGTGFRVIQDGQLVHSAATLGATTVPVAAPVLPAPKQRLMNVAANPLTMEQDWLNRPITQPYPLAFASYTNPVSNGPRCHSGQTCRPTTYDQPMRATDGWIRYDTIPDNRWTNLGSPNATDHLGVDFGAVRPIQQVSLYLYDDRDRVRAPASYDVQYLDGQTWRSIPNQVKTPTTPVGNDLNTVAFPVLSTSQFRVVFKPQSGKFVGVTELQSWYPQAPPARLISKNSGLELAVTGGSRAFGAEISQQAATGESSHQWNVVPAENGFSKLINVQSGLVLGIRDASTNAGAFALQWGDNLTRDHLWSVVDMGNGYSKLVNAHSGMVLGIQNASRSVGAPALQWNDSGTDDHRWRIETVASSLAAP; encoded by the coding sequence ATGGGTCTGATCCTCGCCCTGTCTGGCTTGACGCACCTGGGATGTCAGCGCGCCATGCCCGCGGAAGCGGAGCCCACCGCGCTGGAAGCAGCGCCACCCGCGGACCCTCAGGTCATGGCCATCGTCGGCCCATTGAATCGGGATGAGATCCTGGCGGCCCAACGGCTGGATGAGCCCCAGTGGTACAAGGACAACATCCCCTTCCTGGACACGCCGGACGACAAGCTCGACGAGATCTACTACTACCGCTGGAGCACCTATAAGCGAGCGCTGCGCTACACCGTCCCGGGGACGGGATACGTCTCCACGGAGTACGACGTCCCCATCGGGTACGCCGGCAATCCCTATACGGCGCTTCCGGATGCGGCGGGCTATCACCTCCAGGATGGGCGATGGCTTGCCAATCAGGACTATGCCGGGGACTACCTGGACTTCTGGCTGAGAGGGGCCGGCTACTCAGGAACCATCAATTACTCCGAGTGGATCATCGACGCCGCTTATCAACGGGCGCTGGTGACCGGAAATCAGCGGGAGCTCATCTCTCGCCTGCCCGAGCTCATCGGGTTGTATCAGCGCTGGAACGGTCGGCTCGTCGACAACTTCCCGCTCAACGGGAGCGCTTCAAACGCGAAGCTCTACTGGCAGTCGCCGCTGTCGGACGCGACGGAGTACACCGAGACGTCCATGAAGAGCAGCAACTGGTTCGGCGGCGGCGCTGGCTACCGCCCCACGATCAATTCCTACATGTACGCCGCTGCCACGGCGATCAGTAAACTGGCCCGCGGCGCTGGAGACACAGCGACCGCCAATGACTATGCGTCCCGGGCCGCATCGCTCAAGGAGGGCGTGCAGAAGGCGCTGTGGGATCCGCAGCGCCGCTTCTTCTTTCAAGTGTACACGGTTTACGATGGTGCCAATGGTGTTCTGCAGGGGACTCGGACCACCTGGCGTGAGCTGATGGGATACGCCCCATGGGCGTACAACCTTCCGGACGCGGAGTACTCGTCCGCCTGGCAGTTCCTCACTCAGCCGGACGGCTTCGGTGCGGCCTACGGCCCCACCACGCTGGAGCGGCTGCACCCGCTGGAAGCAGAGCAGGCCGTTGTCGCCAACGCCACCCGGGGGACCTCGGCCTCTGCCTCCAACGGCGCGTACATCGGTCAAATCGACTTCACCGACAGCAGTGTCGCCTTCACCGTCGACGCGCCAGGCAACGGCACGTACCCGGTCAAGGTGTTCTACGCCAACGGGACGGGAGCCAGCAGCACGCACCAGTTGTTCGTCAATGGTGCGCAGGCCGCCCAGACCGTGACCTACCCGGCCACCATTGGCTGGGGCCAGTTCTCGCCTCAGCAGTTCGTGACGGTGCAGGTCGCGATGAAGGCTGGGCCCAACACGCTGAGGTTCCAGAAGGGGGTGGGCTATGCCGAGCTGGACAAGGTCTCCGCCAATCCCTACTTCAATTACCAAGCCCTTCCTTCTCAGCCCAATCGCGAGGACTGGAACTGCTGTCATTGGAACGGGCCGACATGGCCATACCAGACCAGCCAGGTGCTCGCCGGGCTGGCCAACCTGCTGCAGAACTACCCAGCCCAGTCCTATATCACCGCAGCGGACTACCGGGAGATGCTCAACGACTTCACGGCGCTGCACTACAAGGACGGGAAGCCCTATGTGGCCGAGGCGGCCAACGGCGATACCGGCCAGTGGATCTACGACGGCTTCAACTTCAGCGAGCACTACAACCATTCCAGCTACATCGACCTGATTCTCACCGGCCTGCTGGGCATCAAGCCGCAGGCGAACGACACCCTGGTGCTCAAGCCGCTGGTGTCCCCCTCATGGGACTACTTCGCAGTCCAGGATCTTCCCTACCACGGGCACAAGCTCACCCTCGTGTTCGACCGGTACGGCACCCGCTACGGCCTGGGCACGGGTTTCCGGGTCATACAGGATGGGCAGTTGGTCCACAGCGCGGCCACCTTGGGCGCGACGACTGTCCCGGTCGCCGCGCCGGTGCTGCCAGCACCCAAGCAGCGGCTGATGAACGTGGCGGCCAATCCACTGACCATGGAGCAGGACTGGCTCAACCGCCCCATCACGCAGCCTTACCCGCTCGCGTTCGCCTCGTACACCAACCCGGTGTCCAACGGGCCACGGTGTCACAGCGGCCAGACGTGCCGGCCCACCACCTATGATCAACCGATGCGGGCCACTGACGGGTGGATCCGGTATGACACCATCCCGGACAACCGATGGACCAACCTGGGCTCGCCGAACGCCACCGACCACCTGGGGGTGGACTTCGGGGCGGTACGGCCCATCCAGCAGGTGAGCCTCTACCTCTACGACGACCGGGACCGGGTCCGGGCACCGGCCTCATACGACGTCCAGTATCTGGATGGCCAGACGTGGCGCAGTATCCCCAACCAGGTCAAGACGCCCACCACCCCCGTGGGCAACGACCTCAACACGGTGGCCTTCCCGGTCCTCTCGACGTCCCAGTTCCGTGTCGTCTTCAAGCCCCAGAGCGGCAAGTTCGTTGGCGTCACCGAACTGCAGTCGTGGTACCCCCAGGCGCCGCCCGCACGGCTCATCAGCAAGAACAGTGGCCTGGAGTTGGCGGTGACGGGAGGCTCCAGGGCTTTTGGTGCCGAGATCTCACAACAGGCCGCCACCGGAGAGAGCTCCCACCAGTGGAACGTGGTGCCAGCCGAGAATGGATTCTCCAAGCTGATCAACGTCCAAAGCGGGCTGGTGTTGGGGATCCGTGACGCCTCCACGAACGCCGGGGCCTTTGCACTGCAGTGGGGCGACAACCTGACTCGGGATCACCTGTGGTCGGTCGTGGACATGGGCAATGGCTACTCCAAGCTCGTGAATGCCCACAGCGGGATGGTGCTGGGCATCCAAAACGCATCCCGATCTGTGGGGGCGCCCGCGCTGCAATGGAACGACAGCGGCACGGATGATCACCGCTGGCGCATCGAGACCGTCGCCTCCTCGCTCGCGGCCCCGTGA
- the mmsA gene encoding multiple monosaccharide ABC transporter ATP-binding protein yields the protein MTAVLEMRGITKTFPGVRALHDVNLTVQPGEIHALIGENGAGKSTLMKVLSGVYPHGSYSGEIRFEGEDRRFLGIEDSEKLGIIIIHQELALVPLLSIAENIFLGNEQAERGVIDWSVTYSRTRQLLDTVGLRESPGTPVTELGVGQQQLVEIAKALAKKVKLLILDEPTASLNESDSTALLDLLLRFKAQGITSILISHKLNEITRVADSITVLRDGATIETLDCRHEPVSEDRIVQGMVGRSLTDRYPKRANSIGEVLLEVEGWTAHHPVHVGRRVVKDVSLTLRRGEIVGIAGLMGAGRTEFAMSLFGRTYGRDIRGRVRIDGREADVSTVEKAVRQGLAYVTEDRKTYGLILSEDIRKNITLAHLDGVSRFQIIDEERELEVANGYRDRLRIRSSSVFQETLNLSGGNQQKVVLSRWLFANPKVLILDEPTRGIDVAAKYEIYTIINALAQSGKGVLLLSSEMPELLGMCDRILVMSEGALVAEFTAAQASQEKIMQAIMRKGTH from the coding sequence ATGACCGCTGTGCTTGAGATGAGGGGAATCACCAAGACATTTCCCGGCGTGCGGGCGCTTCACGACGTCAACCTCACCGTCCAGCCTGGAGAGATCCACGCGTTGATCGGTGAGAACGGCGCGGGCAAGTCCACCCTCATGAAGGTGCTGAGCGGCGTTTACCCGCATGGTTCGTATTCGGGGGAGATCCGCTTCGAGGGCGAGGATCGGCGCTTCTTGGGCATTGAGGACAGCGAAAAGCTCGGCATCATCATCATCCACCAGGAACTCGCGCTCGTGCCGCTCCTGTCGATCGCCGAGAACATCTTCCTCGGCAACGAACAGGCGGAGCGTGGCGTCATCGACTGGTCCGTGACCTATTCGCGGACCCGGCAATTGCTCGACACGGTCGGACTCCGGGAGTCACCCGGTACACCCGTGACCGAGCTCGGGGTGGGCCAGCAGCAACTCGTCGAGATCGCCAAGGCCCTGGCCAAGAAGGTCAAGCTCCTCATCCTCGATGAACCCACCGCGAGCCTGAACGAGAGCGACAGCACCGCGCTGCTCGACCTGCTGTTGCGATTCAAGGCGCAGGGCATTACGTCTATCCTCATCTCCCACAAGTTGAATGAGATCACCCGGGTCGCGGATTCGATCACGGTCCTGCGCGACGGAGCGACCATCGAGACCCTGGACTGCCGCCACGAGCCAGTCAGCGAGGACCGGATCGTCCAGGGCATGGTCGGCCGGAGCTTGACGGACCGCTACCCCAAGCGCGCCAACTCCATCGGCGAAGTCCTCCTCGAGGTGGAGGGCTGGACCGCGCACCATCCGGTCCACGTCGGACGGCGGGTTGTCAAGGACGTGTCCCTGACGCTGCGCCGAGGGGAGATCGTCGGCATCGCCGGGTTGATGGGCGCGGGCCGGACCGAGTTCGCCATGAGTCTCTTTGGCCGCACCTACGGCCGCGACATCCGCGGGCGCGTGCGCATCGACGGCCGGGAGGCCGACGTCAGCACGGTGGAGAAAGCGGTGAGACAGGGGCTCGCCTACGTGACCGAAGACCGAAAGACCTATGGATTGATCCTCTCCGAGGACATCCGCAAGAACATCACGCTCGCCCATCTGGACGGGGTGTCGCGCTTTCAGATCATCGACGAAGAGAGAGAACTCGAGGTCGCGAACGGCTATCGGGACCGGCTGCGGATCCGCTCTTCCAGCGTGTTTCAGGAGACCTTGAATCTCTCGGGCGGCAACCAGCAAAAGGTGGTGCTCAGCCGCTGGCTCTTCGCCAACCCGAAGGTGCTGATCCTCGACGAGCCGACCCGCGGCATCGACGTGGCCGCCAAGTACGAGATCTACACGATCATCAACGCGCTCGCCCAGTCGGGCAAGGGCGTGCTCCTGCTCTCCTCCGAGATGCCGGAGTTGCTCGGGATGTGCGACCGGATCCTCGTGATGAGCGAAGGCGCTCTGGTGGCGGAGTTCACGGCCGCGCAGGCCTCACAGGAGAAAATCATGCAAGCCATCATGCGAAAAGGGACCCACTGA
- a CDS encoding sporulation delaying protein family toxin produces the protein MKRSVHMKFVAASMAALTFSTFGVGCGGPMDPGGDSPSSMARRQAFTGSELYTGMVFGVGPAAAQFEEIWQRPEIKAHLEKPGVADQREQAAAQLIAKVAEQDPTFFDRFSRDLRSGSHLTIDRLLTETKEKTQAAVAALRQEARLPDELNASAVSPELGTWLYVETAVAAIFVVAVTVFITQIDVTPVTDGPQASALRRDTWVDLLANKSFDAQ, from the coding sequence ATGAAGCGTTCAGTTCACATGAAGTTCGTCGCGGCTTCGATGGCGGCTCTGACCTTTTCCACGTTCGGCGTGGGCTGCGGGGGCCCGATGGATCCGGGTGGCGACAGCCCCTCGTCCATGGCCCGCCGGCAGGCGTTCACGGGCAGCGAGCTCTACACGGGCATGGTCTTCGGCGTAGGCCCCGCCGCCGCTCAATTCGAGGAGATCTGGCAGCGTCCGGAGATCAAGGCCCACCTGGAGAAGCCTGGCGTTGCGGATCAGCGTGAGCAGGCGGCGGCGCAACTCATCGCGAAGGTTGCCGAGCAGGATCCCACCTTCTTCGACCGGTTTTCCCGCGATCTCCGCAGCGGAAGCCACCTGACCATCGACCGGCTGCTCACGGAGACCAAGGAGAAGACCCAGGCTGCGGTCGCCGCCCTGCGCCAGGAGGCCAGGCTTCCGGATGAACTCAACGCCAGCGCTGTGAGTCCGGAACTGGGCACATGGCTCTACGTGGAGACCGCCGTGGCCGCGATCTTCGTGGTTGCCGTCACCGTCTTCATCACGCAGATCGACGTGACGCCGGTGACCGACGGTCCTCAGGCCAGCGCCCTGCGCCGCGACACCTGGGTGGACCTCCTGGCGAACAAGAGCTTCGACGCCCAATAG
- the chvE gene encoding multiple monosaccharide ABC transporter substrate-binding protein, producing MKSIGLMAVVFALGAFALMPDAWAQDKGTIGVSMPTKSSARWIDDGNNMVKALQAKGYKVDLQYAEDDIPNQLAQIENMLTKGCKALVIAAIDGTTLSNVLQQAADQGIKVIAYDRLIRGSKNVDYYATFDNFQVGVLQGSYIEKALGLKQGKGPFNLELFGGSPDDNNAFFFYNGALSVLQPYIQSGKLVVRSKQLGMDKVSTLRWDGAVAQARMDNLLSAYYADQRVDAVLSPYDGLSIGILSSLKGVGYGTPKQPMPIVTGQDAEVPSVKSILAREQTSTVFKDTRELARVTTNMVDMLLSGKKVEVNDTQTYNNGVKTVPAYLLKPLSVDATNWKQVLVDSGYYKDSQFK from the coding sequence ATGAAATCAATCGGCCTCATGGCAGTGGTATTCGCGCTGGGCGCGTTCGCGCTCATGCCTGACGCGTGGGCACAGGACAAGGGGACCATCGGCGTGTCCATGCCCACGAAGTCCTCGGCCCGCTGGATCGATGATGGCAACAACATGGTCAAAGCCCTCCAGGCGAAGGGCTACAAGGTCGATCTGCAGTATGCGGAGGACGACATTCCCAATCAGCTCGCCCAGATCGAGAACATGCTCACCAAGGGCTGCAAGGCCTTGGTGATCGCCGCCATTGATGGCACCACCCTCTCCAACGTGCTGCAGCAGGCCGCCGACCAAGGCATCAAGGTCATCGCCTATGATCGATTGATTCGCGGCTCCAAGAACGTGGACTACTACGCCACCTTCGACAATTTCCAGGTGGGGGTGCTCCAAGGCAGCTACATCGAGAAGGCGCTCGGCCTGAAGCAGGGCAAGGGCCCCTTCAACCTCGAGCTCTTCGGCGGCTCGCCCGACGACAACAACGCATTCTTCTTCTACAACGGCGCCCTGTCGGTGCTCCAACCGTACATTCAGAGCGGCAAGCTCGTGGTGCGTTCGAAACAGCTGGGGATGGACAAGGTCTCGACCCTGCGCTGGGACGGTGCCGTCGCCCAGGCCCGCATGGACAACCTGCTGAGCGCCTACTACGCCGATCAGCGCGTGGACGCGGTGCTCTCTCCCTATGATGGGCTGAGCATCGGCATTCTCTCCTCGCTCAAGGGTGTCGGCTACGGCACCCCGAAGCAACCCATGCCCATCGTGACGGGCCAGGACGCCGAGGTTCCCTCGGTGAAGTCCATCCTCGCCCGGGAGCAGACGTCCACGGTGTTCAAGGACACCCGCGAACTTGCTCGCGTCACCACCAACATGGTGGACATGCTGCTCTCCGGTAAAAAGGTCGAGGTCAACGACACCCAAACCTACAACAACGGGGTGAAGACCGTGCCGGCCTACCTGCTCAAGCCCTTGAGCGTCGACGCCACCAACTGGAAACAAGTGCTCGTCGACAGTGGCTATTACAAGGACAGCCAGTTCAAGTAG
- a CDS encoding sulfotransferase family protein: MKLFLIGTSRSGSNMLRLMMNQAADIHAPHPPLFMERMRPFQAGFGDLTQDANFDALLESACRLVETNHVPWDIAPLDRAEVRAMCRSRDVVGVYDALMSLSAQRHGKGSWLCKASSNVHFLPEIEQHFGEDAYFLHLVRDGRDVLTSYLRVLVGEKTTYHVGYQWALEQQLCLALQKRTPSRRYLSVRYEDLLADPRQHLSRVCDWLGISFRPEMVAFNESDEAQKTADCGQMWANVKKPLMQDNTQKWKSELSAEQILMFELVAGEMLRHHGYELSLAGSLQATASPADVMLLDHVNNRMKALVLARIPQRDLDIRAPQDEVIRQMIRATPNVEQVELPIGSVVLPLWKDVLRERQREADHAGV; encoded by the coding sequence ATGAAGCTGTTTCTCATCGGGACCTCGCGGTCCGGTTCCAACATGCTGCGCCTGATGATGAATCAGGCGGCCGACATCCACGCTCCCCACCCGCCCCTGTTCATGGAGCGCATGCGGCCCTTCCAGGCCGGTTTCGGCGACCTCACCCAGGATGCGAACTTCGATGCACTGCTTGAAAGCGCCTGCCGCTTGGTCGAGACCAACCACGTTCCCTGGGACATCGCCCCGCTCGACCGCGCCGAGGTTCGCGCGATGTGCCGCAGTCGCGACGTCGTGGGTGTCTACGACGCGCTGATGAGCCTGTCGGCCCAACGACACGGCAAGGGCTCCTGGCTGTGCAAGGCCTCAAGCAACGTGCACTTCCTGCCTGAAATCGAGCAGCATTTCGGCGAAGACGCCTACTTCCTGCACCTCGTGCGCGATGGCCGCGACGTGCTGACGTCCTACCTGCGCGTGCTGGTGGGCGAGAAGACGACGTATCACGTCGGCTATCAATGGGCACTCGAGCAGCAGCTGTGCCTGGCCTTGCAGAAGCGCACGCCCTCGCGCCGCTACCTGAGCGTGCGCTACGAGGACCTGCTGGCCGACCCGCGGCAGCACCTGAGCCGCGTGTGTGACTGGCTGGGCATCTCTTTCCGCCCTGAGATGGTGGCGTTCAACGAGTCCGACGAGGCCCAGAAGACCGCGGACTGCGGCCAGATGTGGGCCAACGTCAAGAAGCCGCTGATGCAGGACAACACCCAGAAATGGAAGTCGGAGCTGTCGGCCGAGCAGATTCTGATGTTCGAGCTGGTCGCCGGCGAGATGCTCAGGCACCACGGCTACGAACTCAGCCTTGCGGGGAGCCTACAGGCCACCGCGTCCCCGGCGGACGTCATGCTGCTCGACCACGTGAACAACCGGATGAAGGCCCTCGTGCTGGCCCGCATTCCGCAACGCGACCTCGACATCCGCGCCCCGCAGGACGAAGTCATCCGCCAGATGATTCGCGCCACTCCGAACGTGGAGCAAGTCGAGCTGCCCATCGGCAGCGTGGTGCTGCCGCTGTGGAAGGACGTGCTGCGCGAGCGCCAGCGGGAGGCGGACCATGCCGGTGTCTGA
- a CDS encoding RICIN domain-containing protein, producing MAPPRACTALLIGLTALLFSSTSSLAAGETTFRNPLLEDGADPWVQYHNGNYYLATTTWSSQMMMRKSPTLAGLSTAVPVVIWSDTTASRCCNFWAPEFHRINGPNGYRWYFMFTAGTGGNFDNQHLVVLESAGDDPMGPYAFKSEPQGTGWNIDGSYLQVNGSLYLLSSAFQGNDQNMWITKMSNPWTTSGAKVLLSSPSYAWETQGAPVNEGPVVLQRGGKTFLIYSASFCGTPDYKLGMLTLTGGDPLNISSWTKSTSPVFQRSDAHGVYGPGHNGFFTSPDGTQSWIVYHANSAANQGCGRTRSTRAQAFSWNSDGTPSFGTPAALGTSLAVPSGERAPITAAVRGAAYKLVSRSANKCMGVSGGASSDGANTVLASCSSAATGWVLDSTADGYYRLVNSTTGKSLDAVNCGTADGTRVGQWSWLGTACQQWSPVATSDGWFRLQNRNSGKVLDVANCGTADGTAVNLWSGLGNTCQEWQLQPVGPVALVNVSSGKVLDVANCGTANGTRVNQWSWLGNDCQRWNFTPSEEGYFQIKPVFNGGSCLIIEGASTANAARAVMGPCSGTHTQWRVEPLADGTARLIARHSGKALEVGGCALSEGSAVQQYGWLDNTCQRFHLRPY from the coding sequence ATGGCCCCCCCCCGCGCATGCACCGCGTTGCTGATTGGATTGACCGCACTGCTCTTCTCCTCCACCTCGTCGCTGGCGGCCGGAGAGACCACCTTTCGCAACCCCTTGCTGGAGGATGGAGCGGATCCCTGGGTGCAGTACCACAACGGGAACTACTACCTGGCGACGACCACCTGGTCCTCGCAGATGATGATGCGCAAGTCGCCCACCCTGGCGGGGCTGAGCACCGCGGTGCCCGTGGTGATCTGGTCGGACACCACGGCCAGCCGGTGCTGTAACTTCTGGGCTCCCGAGTTCCACCGGATCAATGGCCCCAACGGCTACCGCTGGTACTTCATGTTCACGGCCGGCACAGGGGGGAACTTTGACAACCAGCACCTGGTGGTGCTCGAGAGCGCCGGGGACGACCCGATGGGGCCCTATGCCTTCAAGAGCGAGCCGCAGGGGACGGGCTGGAACATCGATGGCTCCTATCTCCAGGTCAACGGCTCGCTGTACCTGCTCTCCTCGGCGTTTCAGGGCAACGACCAGAACATGTGGATCACGAAGATGAGCAACCCCTGGACCACCAGTGGGGCGAAGGTGCTGCTCTCCAGCCCCTCATACGCGTGGGAGACGCAGGGCGCCCCCGTGAATGAAGGACCCGTCGTCCTGCAACGCGGTGGAAAGACGTTCCTCATCTACTCGGCCAGCTTCTGCGGGACCCCGGACTACAAGCTCGGGATGTTGACGCTCACCGGCGGGGATCCCCTGAACATCTCCTCCTGGACGAAGTCCACCAGCCCCGTGTTCCAGCGCTCCGACGCCCATGGGGTGTATGGGCCGGGGCACAACGGCTTCTTCACCTCGCCGGATGGCACGCAGAGCTGGATCGTCTATCACGCCAACAGCGCGGCCAATCAGGGCTGTGGGCGCACCCGCTCGACTCGCGCGCAGGCCTTCAGCTGGAATTCGGATGGCACGCCTTCCTTCGGCACGCCCGCGGCACTCGGTACGTCGCTCGCGGTTCCCTCCGGGGAGCGTGCTCCCATCACGGCCGCGGTGCGCGGGGCGGCCTACAAGCTGGTGAGCCGGTCGGCGAACAAGTGCATGGGGGTGAGTGGGGGCGCGAGCAGTGATGGTGCCAACACGGTGCTGGCCTCCTGCTCCAGCGCGGCCACCGGCTGGGTGCTCGATTCCACCGCCGATGGGTACTACCGGCTGGTGAACAGCACCACCGGCAAGTCCCTGGATGCAGTCAACTGCGGCACCGCGGATGGGACGCGGGTGGGCCAGTGGTCCTGGCTGGGCACCGCCTGTCAGCAGTGGAGCCCGGTGGCCACCTCGGACGGATGGTTCCGGTTGCAGAACCGCAACAGCGGCAAGGTGCTCGATGTGGCCAACTGCGGCACCGCGGATGGCACGGCGGTGAACCTCTGGTCCGGACTGGGCAATACCTGCCAGGAGTGGCAGCTCCAGCCGGTGGGGCCGGTGGCCCTCGTCAACGTCTCCAGCGGCAAGGTGCTCGACGTGGCCAACTGCGGCACGGCGAACGGCACCCGCGTGAACCAGTGGAGCTGGTTGGGGAATGATTGCCAGCGGTGGAACTTCACCCCCTCCGAGGAGGGCTACTTCCAGATCAAGCCGGTTTTCAATGGAGGCAGCTGTCTCATCATCGAAGGCGCATCCACCGCCAACGCCGCTCGGGCCGTCATGGGCCCTTGCTCGGGTACTCACACCCAGTGGCGCGTCGAGCCCCTGGCGGATGGCACCGCCCGGCTCATCGCGCGGCACAGCGGAAAGGCCCTGGAGGTGGGTGGATGCGCCCTGTCCGAAGGCAGCGCCGTCCAGCAATACGGCTGGCTGGACAACACCTGCCAGCGCTTCCACCTGCGTCCCTACTGA